A single region of the Brachypodium distachyon strain Bd21 chromosome 3, Brachypodium_distachyon_v3.0, whole genome shotgun sequence genome encodes:
- the LOC100826569 gene encoding ubiquitin-conjugating enzyme E2-17 kDa, producing MALRRIVKELKDLQRDPPTSCSAGPVSPEDMYQWQATIMGPAESPYAGGVFVASIQFPADYPFKPPKVAFRTKVFHPNINSSGSICLDILKDQWSPALTIAKVLLSVCSLLTDPNPDDPLVPEIAHMCKADRARYEQTARTWTHKYAMG from the exons ATGGCGCTGAGGAGGATCGTCAAGGAGCTCAAGGACCTGCAGAGGGATCCCCCAACCTCCTGCAGCGCAG GGCCGGTGTCGCCGGAGGACATGTACCAGTGGCAGGCGACGATCATGGGGCCGGCGGAGAGCCCGTACGCCGGCGGGGTGTTCGTGGCGTCGATCCAGTTCCCGGCGGACTACCCGTTCAAGCCGCCCAAGGTGGCGTTCAGGACCAAGGTGTTCCACCCGAACATcaacagcagcggcagcatcTGCCTGGACATCCTCAAGGACCAGTGGAGCCCCGCGCTGACCATCGCCAAGGTGCTGCTCTCCGTCTGCTCGCTGCTCACCGACCCAAACCCCGACGACCCGCTCGTGCCGGAGATCGCGCACATGTGCAAGGCCGACAGGGCACGCTACGAGCAGACCGCCAGGACATGGACGCACAAGTACGCCATGGGCTGA